The Erinaceus europaeus chromosome 16, mEriEur2.1, whole genome shotgun sequence genome includes a window with the following:
- the LOC103127275 gene encoding olfactory receptor 4K13 isoform X1, producing the protein MELLVNYSVVSEFILLGLSKSQNLQILFFLGFFAVYVGIVLGNLLILVTVTFDSRLHTPMYFLLINLSCIDMILASFATPKMIVDFLREQKTISWWGCYSQMFFMHLLGGSEMMLLVSMAIDRYVAICKPLHYMTIMSPRVLVGLVLTSYAVGFVHSSSQMAFMLNLPFCGPNVVDSFFCDLPLVIKLACKDTYMLQLLVVADSGLLSLICFLLLLVSYTIIIYSVRHRAASGSSKAFSTLSAHITVVTLFFAPCVFIYVWPFNRYSVDKILSVFYTIFTPLLNPIIYTLRNEEVKAAIKKIRTRHINSTHSL; encoded by the coding sequence GGTAAACTACTCAGTGGTATCTGAGTTCATTTTGTTGGGGCTCTCCAAATCTCAGAATCTTCAGATCTTATTCTTTTTGGGGTTCTTTGCTGTTTATGTGGGGATTGTGTTAGGGAACCTTCTCATCTTGGTCACGGTGACCTTTGACTCTCGCCTTCACACACCGATGTATTTTCTTCTTATAAATCTCTCCTGTATTGATATGATCTTGGCTTCCTTTGCTACCCCTAAGATGATTGTGGATTTCCTCCGCGAACAGAAGACCATCTCTTGGTGGGGATGCTATTCTCAGATGTTCTTCATGCACCTTCTGGGTGGCAGTGAGATGATGCTGTTGGTATCCATGGCAATAGATAGGTATGTTGCCATCTGTAAACCCCTCCACTATATGACCATCATGAGCCCACGAGTGCTCGTTGGACTAGTGTTGACCTCTTACGCAGTTGGATTTGTGCACTCATCCAGTCAAATGGCTTTCATGTTGAACTTGCCCTTCTGTGGCCCCAATGTCGTCGACAGCTTTTTCTGTGACCTTCCCCTTGTGATCAAACTTGCCTGCAAGGATACCTACATGTTGCAACTCCTGGTTGTTGCTGACAGTGGCCTCCTGTCCCTCATCTGCTTCCTCCTCTTGCTGGTTTCTTACACAATCATCATATACTCAGTTAGACACCGGGCTGCTAGTGGGTCCTCCAAGGCCTTCTCCACCCTCTCAGCACACATCACAGTTGTGACTTTATTCTTTGCCCCTTGTGTCTTTATCTATGTCTGGCCCTTCAACAGGTACTCTGTAGATAAAATCCTTTCTGTGTTTTACACAATTTTCACGCCTCTCTTAAATCCCATTATTTATACCTTAAGGAACGAAGAGGTCAAAGCCGCCATTAAGAAGATAAGGACTCGGCATATAAATTCGACACACTCTTTGTAG
- the LOC103127275 gene encoding olfactory receptor 4K13 isoform X2, producing MERVNYSVVSEFILLGLSKSQNLQILFFLGFFAVYVGIVLGNLLILVTVTFDSRLHTPMYFLLINLSCIDMILASFATPKMIVDFLREQKTISWWGCYSQMFFMHLLGGSEMMLLVSMAIDRYVAICKPLHYMTIMSPRVLVGLVLTSYAVGFVHSSSQMAFMLNLPFCGPNVVDSFFCDLPLVIKLACKDTYMLQLLVVADSGLLSLICFLLLLVSYTIIIYSVRHRAASGSSKAFSTLSAHITVVTLFFAPCVFIYVWPFNRYSVDKILSVFYTIFTPLLNPIIYTLRNEEVKAAIKKIRTRHINSTHSL from the coding sequence ATGGAAAGGGTAAACTACTCAGTGGTATCTGAGTTCATTTTGTTGGGGCTCTCCAAATCTCAGAATCTTCAGATCTTATTCTTTTTGGGGTTCTTTGCTGTTTATGTGGGGATTGTGTTAGGGAACCTTCTCATCTTGGTCACGGTGACCTTTGACTCTCGCCTTCACACACCGATGTATTTTCTTCTTATAAATCTCTCCTGTATTGATATGATCTTGGCTTCCTTTGCTACCCCTAAGATGATTGTGGATTTCCTCCGCGAACAGAAGACCATCTCTTGGTGGGGATGCTATTCTCAGATGTTCTTCATGCACCTTCTGGGTGGCAGTGAGATGATGCTGTTGGTATCCATGGCAATAGATAGGTATGTTGCCATCTGTAAACCCCTCCACTATATGACCATCATGAGCCCACGAGTGCTCGTTGGACTAGTGTTGACCTCTTACGCAGTTGGATTTGTGCACTCATCCAGTCAAATGGCTTTCATGTTGAACTTGCCCTTCTGTGGCCCCAATGTCGTCGACAGCTTTTTCTGTGACCTTCCCCTTGTGATCAAACTTGCCTGCAAGGATACCTACATGTTGCAACTCCTGGTTGTTGCTGACAGTGGCCTCCTGTCCCTCATCTGCTTCCTCCTCTTGCTGGTTTCTTACACAATCATCATATACTCAGTTAGACACCGGGCTGCTAGTGGGTCCTCCAAGGCCTTCTCCACCCTCTCAGCACACATCACAGTTGTGACTTTATTCTTTGCCCCTTGTGTCTTTATCTATGTCTGGCCCTTCAACAGGTACTCTGTAGATAAAATCCTTTCTGTGTTTTACACAATTTTCACGCCTCTCTTAAATCCCATTATTTATACCTTAAGGAACGAAGAGGTCAAAGCCGCCATTAAGAAGATAAGGACTCGGCATATAAATTCGACACACTCTTTGTAG